ACGATGCGGTGGCCAACTCGCCGTCGACGGCCGGCTACGGCGGCGACGCCAGTGCGTCGACGCAAGCGGGCCGACGCGCGGTCGTGCGCGTGGCCGAGCGGTCGATCTACTTCGGTCATTGAGCGCGGCCTGCACCGGCCTGAACCCCACATTTTTCCAACTGATTCTGTCGAGGTGAATGATGAAAACCCAATTGATCGCTGCCGTTCTCGTTGCCGTGTCCGCTGCCGTTGCCGCGCCCGCGTTTGCCAGTGAAGCCACCGTGACCCGTGCGCAAGTACGTGCCGAACTCGTGCAGCTGCAGCAAGCCGGCTATGTGCCGGGCCGCGCGAACGATCCGCACTATCCGGACAACCTCCAGGCCGCGCTGACGCGTATTCACGCGAACGACACCGTGGCGGCCGATACGGCGACGTCCGGTTATGGCAGCGATGCCGCGGCCGTCGCGCAATCGGGCAGCCGCCCTGCGACGCGCGTCGCCGAGCGCTCGATCTACTTCGGCCATTGAACGAAACCGCGATCGGCGCCGGTTGCCGGCGTGCGACGCTCACACTCCGCATACTCCTTTTTCCATCGAGGTAAATGATGAAGACCCAATTGATTGCAGCCCTGCTCGTCGCCGTGTCGGCTTCCGCTGCCGTGCCGGCATTCGCCGCCGAAAGTACCGTGACGCGTGCGCAGGTGCGTGCGGAGCTGGCCGCGCTCCAGAAGGCCGGCTATCTGCCGAGCCGCCCGAACGATCCGAACTATCCGGACAACCTGCAGGCGGCGCTGAGACAGATTCGCGACAACGATGCGGTCGCAGCCGATACGCAAGCATCCGGTTACGGCAGCAACGCCGACAGCGCAACGCAGTCCGGCCGCCGCAGCGCGATTCGCACGGCCGAGCGTTCGATCTATTTCGGGCATTGAGCGTTGCGACGAAATCGAAGGTTCCGCCCGTTAAATAAAGCGCATGCGATGTAATCGCATGCGCTTTTTGTTTGCATGCAACCTGCGCTGGCGATCGCGTCTATGCTGTGCGGCGGACAGCCTTCATTCAAGGAGCAGGCAATGCGGGAAGCAACGACGGAGCATGAAGAAGGCGGACGACATCCGCTCGACAACGCCGTGTGGAATGCGCTGGCCGGCCAGCAGCATCGGTTTGCGCTCGGCGACGCGCGTGCGCAGCGGTTTGCGCCGGCGGTCGCGCCGTTCGCCGGCCTGGCGGACCGCAGCCCGGCCTCCTTCGACGCGTTGCGCGGCCTGATCGACGCGCACGGGCCGGCGGCACTGGTCACGCCGGACGAGATTCCGACGCCGGCCGGCCTTGCCGTGGTCCGGCGCGCGACGCTGCATCAGATGATCTGGCAGGGAACGCTCGACGACGCGCCTGCGAATGCGTTCGAGCATGTCCCGCTGACCGAGGCCGACGTGCCGGAGATGCTTGCACTGACGGCGGCGACGGAGCCGGGCCCGTTCGGCCCGCGCACGGTCGAATTCGGCGGCTATATCGGCGTACGCCGGCAAGGCCGGCTCGCGGCGATGGCCGGTCAGCGCATGCGGGTCGAGGGTCATGCGGAGATCAGCGCGGTCTGCGTGGATGCTGCATTCCGACGCCAAGGCCTCGCCGCGGGACTGATACGGACGCTGATCGCGACAATCCGCGCGCGGAGGGAAACACCGTTCCTGCACGTTCTTGCGTCGAATCACGTCGCGATCGAGCGCTATCTGGCGCTCGGCTTCGTCAAGCGTCGCGACATGCATTTGCTGGTGCTGGGGAGCGCGGTGACCCGGACGGGCCAGTCGGAGAGCCAGCCGTAACGGGCCGGTCGCAGCAGTGCGTCGGCCCTGTCGGCCGGAAATGCGCGGAAATGAAGGAAGCGGCCGACGGTAATTGCTTCGCCGGCCGGACATCGAACCGGCGTCTATTCGTCGATCGAATCGATCAGGTTGCCGCGCAGCGTGACGATCGCCTTCTGCATCTTCGCGAATTCATCGGGTTTCAACCCGGTAGCTTCGACCAGGTTCATGTCGAGCCCTTTCTCGCGCACGCGGCGACCGCTTTTCGTCAGGCTCACGAGCACCTGGCGCTCGTCCGACGGATCGCGGTGCCGCTCGAGATAACCCATCGCCTCGAGCTTCTTCAGGATCGGCGTCAGCGTGTTCGATTCGAGGAACAGCTTTTCCCCGAGCTGCCCGACCGTCTGGTTGCCCTCCTCCCACAGCGCAATGATCGTGATGTATTGCGTGTACGTGAGGCCGAGCTCTTCGAGGATCGGCTTGTACGCCTTGCCGAACGCGAGGTTCGTCGAGTAGATCGCAAAACACAGGAACTCGGAAAGTTTCGGTGCGGCGGGCGATTGTGCTTCGGTCGGTTTCATGAACGTCCTCCTTCGACACCGGATCGGGTCGCAGATGAACGCATTATATATCGCATGCGATCTTATCGGAAGCATGATTATCGTTTCCGATCAAGAGGTTCGACTGACCCGCGTGCCCGCCCTGCGTCAGGGGCGCGCGCCGTCGTTCCGATCCCGGCGGTCGCCGCTGCGCTGCCGGCTCACCGACAACAGCGAGCACTGCACCGGATGCGCGATTTCGGTCGCGAGGCCGCCCGCTGCAAACAGCAGGATCATCAGCCAGCGTTTCATGCGTCCTCCACGACGGAAAGGCTCGCGCCGTCGGCGACCGCCGCGTCGAGCGCGTACGGATCGACGCCGTCGAGGCAGCCGAGGTTGACGCGCCAGCACGCGGGATCCTTGCGCGTCTGATGGAACGGATAGACGCCGCAACGGCTGCAGAAATAGTGACGGGCCGTGCGCGTGTTGAAACGGTAGACCGTCAGCGCGCCCTCGCCTTCGACGATTTTCAGGTCGCGCGCATCGAACATCGGGCTCATCAGCGCGCCGCGACGGCGGCAGAGACTGCAATTGCAACGAACGGCCGGTGCAAGCGCGGTCCGGACTTCGAATCGGACGGCTCCGCAATGGCAGGATCCGTTGAACCAGGTGGCAGACATGTCGTGCTCCTCGAGAGGTCATGTCTGCTTTATAGCGGGCCCGGGCCGATGCGTTGTATCGCGCTGTATCCGCGCCGCGTGCGGATACAGAACATTGCAATTTCGTGGCCGGCGATGCGGATCGCGGCGTATGCGCCGGTCGCCGGCGCACGCGACGGGAGACGCGCGACGCGTGGCGGGGCAATCAGTCCAGCGCGTGCTGTAACCGCGCGATGGCCGCCCGCGTCTCGCGCTCGAGCGTCGCGAATAGCTCGGCGGCCGGCAGCGACCGGACGAGCGGCGCCGCCTGCCCGGCCCATTGCGCGCCGTAGCCGAATTCGCCTTGTGCCTTCGCGGCCGCATGCAGCGCCTTGCCCGCGTCGTACGCGATCGGATAGGCCGGCGTGGCGGGTGCGCGCGGATCGTCGCCGAGCGCGGTCAGGCGGTTCGCGATGCCGCGCGCGATCCGGCCGGAGATCGCGGCTGTCAACGTGGTGTGGCGTGCCGTGTCGCCGAGGATCGCGCGGCGATAGCCGTCGTCGATCGACGTCTCGGGGCAGGCGACGAATGCGGTGCCGAGCTGCGCGGCCTGTGCGCCGAGCGCGAGCGCGGCGGCGATGCCGTCGCCGTCCATGATGCCGCCGGCCGCGATCACGGGCAGCGCGCATTCGCGCACGATCAGGCGCGTCAGCGCGAACGTGCCGAGCCGATCGTCGCGAGCCGCCGGATCGAACACGCCGCGGTGCCCGCCGGCCTCGATGCCTTGCGCGACGATCGCGTCGATGCCGGCCGCGGCGATCTGCCGGGCTTCGTCGGGATGCGTCGCGGCCGCGAACAGCGTGATGCCCGCGCGCTTCAACACGGCGATTGCCTCGTCGGACGGTAGCCCGAAATGAAAGCTGACGACCGCGGGTTTTTCTTCGAGCAACATCGCGAGCATCGCATCGTCCTCGACGAAGCTCGTGTAGATCTCCGACAGCGACGCCGGCGGCGTCGCGCCCTGTTCGCGGAACGCCGGCGCGAGCCAGTCGAGCCACGCGCGCTCGACGGCGGCGTCGGCGCGAGCCGGCTGGTGGCAGAACAGGTTGATGTTGAACGGCCGGTCGGTGAGCGCGCGCGTGTCGCGAATCATCTTGCGCGCGCCGTCGGCGTTCGTCGCGCCGACGCCGAGCGAGCCGAGCCCGCCCGCGTTCGACACGGCAGCCGCCAGCGCGGGCGTGCTGACGCCGGCCATCGGCGCCTGGATGATCGGGATGCGGATGCCGAGCGTGCGCAACAACGTCCGGTGGTCGGTCGGGGGATTCATGTCGTGCGTCTCCTGTGGGCGGCGCGAACGCAAACGGGAAGCGTGCCGCGGGCGGCACGCGCGGTGGCCGGCGGGCCGGCGTTTCGAAAGTCCAGCTCTCAGGATAGCGGACCGGGAAAACGCATCCAAGTCTGCCGAACGGCAGATGTGCCGTCGCCCCGCTTCGTGAAATGCTGCGGCCACGCGTCCTTCCCGAACCGCCCGCGATGAGCGAATTGCCAGCCATGCCCTCGTCCTTCCTCGTCACGCGTGGCGTGCTTGCCTGCGCCGCGACGTTGCTGGTCGCCGGGCCGGCGAGCGCCGGTTCGGCGCCGGACCTGCCGGCCGGGTTGCCGGTGTCGACGTCCGCTCCTTCGGTCCGCACGAGCAAGCGGCCGCGCAGCTCGGCATCGCGCCGGACCTGGCGGCCAGATTGCAGGCTGTTGCGTCGGATACGGTCCGGCATGAACGGGCCGATGCCGACGCCGGCGCGTTGGCGCCGGCCGGACGTCCCGACCCGTGCGCGTCGCAATGAGCGCCAACGGGGCGCGCCCTGCGTGCCACATCGTTCGATCGAGATAGAAGCAGCTGAATGCGCGAGGCCGGGCCCGCCACCCGATCGCGCGGCGCCGGCCGGACGTCCCAACCCGTGCGCGTCGCAATGAGCGCCAACGGGGCGCGCCCTGCGTGCCACATCGTTCGATCGAGAGAGAAGCAGCTGAATGCGCGAGGCCGGGCCCGCCACCCGGTCGCGCGGCGCCAGCCGGCACCGCTGATACCGAGCC
This window of the Burkholderia cepacia GG4 genome carries:
- a CDS encoding MarR family winged helix-turn-helix transcriptional regulator: MKPTEAQSPAAPKLSEFLCFAIYSTNLAFGKAYKPILEELGLTYTQYITIIALWEEGNQTVGQLGEKLFLESNTLTPILKKLEAMGYLERHRDPSDERQVLVSLTKSGRRVREKGLDMNLVEATGLKPDEFAKMQKAIVTLRGNLIDSIDE
- a CDS encoding GFA family protein; the protein is MSATWFNGSCHCGAVRFEVRTALAPAVRCNCSLCRRRGALMSPMFDARDLKIVEGEGALTVYRFNTRTARHYFCSRCGVYPFHQTRKDPACWRVNLGCLDGVDPYALDAAVADGASLSVVEDA
- a CDS encoding GNAT family N-acetyltransferase, giving the protein MREATTEHEEGGRHPLDNAVWNALAGQQHRFALGDARAQRFAPAVAPFAGLADRSPASFDALRGLIDAHGPAALVTPDEIPTPAGLAVVRRATLHQMIWQGTLDDAPANAFEHVPLTEADVPEMLALTAATEPGPFGPRTVEFGGYIGVRRQGRLAAMAGQRMRVEGHAEISAVCVDAAFRRQGLAAGLIRTLIATIRARRETPFLHVLASNHVAIERYLALGFVKRRDMHLLVLGSAVTRTGQSESQP
- a CDS encoding DUF4148 domain-containing protein translates to MMKTQLIAALLVAVSASAAVPAFAAESTVTRAQVRAELAALQKAGYLPSRPNDPNYPDNLQAALRQIRDNDAVAADTQASGYGSNADSATQSGRRSAIRTAERSIYFGH
- a CDS encoding NAD(P)H-dependent flavin oxidoreductase; amino-acid sequence: MNPPTDHRTLLRTLGIRIPIIQAPMAGVSTPALAAAVSNAGGLGSLGVGATNADGARKMIRDTRALTDRPFNINLFCHQPARADAAVERAWLDWLAPAFREQGATPPASLSEIYTSFVEDDAMLAMLLEEKPAVVSFHFGLPSDEAIAVLKRAGITLFAAATHPDEARQIAAAGIDAIVAQGIEAGGHRGVFDPAARDDRLGTFALTRLIVRECALPVIAAGGIMDGDGIAAALALGAQAAQLGTAFVACPETSIDDGYRRAILGDTARHTTLTAAISGRIARGIANRLTALGDDPRAPATPAYPIAYDAGKALHAAAKAQGEFGYGAQWAGQAAPLVRSLPAAELFATLERETRAAIARLQHALD
- a CDS encoding DUF4148 domain-containing protein, producing the protein MKTQLIAAVLVAVSAAVAAPAFASEATVTRAQVRAELVQLQQAGYVPGRANDPHYPDNLQAALTRIHANDTVAADTATSGYGSDAAAVAQSGSRPATRVAERSIYFGH